A part of Deinococcus aerolatus genomic DNA contains:
- a CDS encoding transporter substrate-binding domain-containing protein codes for MKYPFLMSALTLASSSLAAPSSKAPSTLTKGVLKIGMEGTYAPFTYKDDKGVLTGFDVDIAKAVAARLGLKTEFVLTEWSGILAGLQAGKYDVIVNQVGITPERQKSIAFSTPYAYSSPQIIVKKAGNSAPRTLADLKGKRVGVGLGSNFEKQLRDAGGINVVTYPGAPEYLADLASGRLDAAYNDRLLVGYLIKSQNLPVRGAGVIGQPEAVGIALKKTNTGLKTAIDKALLQLKADGTFAKISREWFGQDVSKP; via the coding sequence ATGAAATACCCGTTCCTGATGTCCGCCCTCACCCTCGCCTCCAGCAGCCTCGCCGCACCCAGTAGCAAGGCGCCCAGCACCCTGACCAAGGGCGTGCTGAAGATCGGCATGGAGGGCACCTACGCGCCGTTTACCTACAAGGACGACAAGGGTGTGCTGACCGGCTTCGACGTCGACATCGCCAAGGCGGTGGCGGCCCGGCTGGGCCTGAAAACCGAATTCGTGTTGACTGAGTGGAGCGGCATTCTGGCGGGGTTGCAAGCAGGGAAGTACGACGTGATCGTCAATCAGGTGGGCATCACCCCCGAGCGCCAGAAGAGCATCGCCTTTAGCACGCCCTACGCGTATTCCTCGCCGCAGATCATCGTGAAGAAGGCGGGCAACTCAGCGCCCAGGACGCTGGCGGACCTGAAGGGCAAGCGCGTGGGCGTGGGCCTGGGCAGCAACTTTGAAAAGCAGCTGCGCGACGCGGGCGGCATCAACGTGGTGACCTACCCCGGCGCGCCCGAATACCTTGCGGACCTGGCCTCGGGCCGCCTGGACGCCGCCTACAACGACCGCCTGCTGGTGGGCTACCTGATCAAGTCCCAGAACCTGCCGGTGCGCGGCGCGGGCGTGATCGGTCAGCCCGAGGCAGTCGGCATCGCCCTGAAGAAGACCAACACGGGCCTGAAGACGGCCATCGACAAGGCCCTCCTGCAACTCAAGGCCGACGGCACCTTCGCGAAGATCAGCCGCGAGTGGTTCGGGCAGGACGTCAGCAAACCCTGA
- the solA gene encoding N-methyl-L-tryptophan oxidase, which translates to MRQHVQVLVIGAGAAGSAAAYALARRGQEVLLLEQFHVGHERGSSFGPSRIFRLAYEEPDYAGLAQAALASWQALEVASGQPLYWRTGGLDLGPAGTPSLEAVYASLDALGAAPQRLARRELARRYPQWQVPPDWEAVYSPEAGIVSPERTLRVLTTLGRQHGARVLEGVAALDIELGTQPAVRTSRGVVTCDHLIVAAGAWLPRLVPQLQASLSVTLAASSFYRPEDISAFGPERFPVFITHDEFQAYGFPVFGVPGVKLGVDVARPVTSGDDRTFEVPPQVSGASDAFMRRFLPGASAVMERHTCLITRAPGGDFVLAPHPACLHITLASPCSGHGFKFTPLLGELLAARALGETHPWHLPRFAFPTPIGQTTEAQPLPGGL; encoded by the coding sequence GTGAGACAGCACGTTCAGGTTCTGGTGATCGGCGCGGGCGCGGCGGGCAGCGCGGCGGCGTATGCCCTGGCCCGGCGCGGTCAGGAGGTGCTGCTGCTGGAACAGTTTCACGTCGGCCACGAGCGCGGATCGAGTTTCGGGCCGTCGCGGATCTTCCGGCTGGCCTACGAGGAACCCGACTATGCCGGGCTGGCCCAGGCGGCGCTGGCCTCGTGGCAGGCGCTGGAAGTTGCGTCGGGCCAGCCGTTGTACTGGCGCACCGGGGGACTGGATCTCGGCCCCGCCGGAACCCCCAGTCTGGAAGCGGTATATGCCTCTCTGGACGCGCTGGGCGCGGCCCCACAGCGGCTGGCCCGACGCGAACTGGCCCGGCGCTACCCGCAGTGGCAGGTGCCGCCCGACTGGGAGGCGGTCTATTCGCCCGAGGCGGGCATCGTCAGCCCCGAGCGGACGCTGAGGGTCCTGACCACCCTCGGCCGTCAGCACGGGGCGCGGGTGCTGGAAGGCGTGGCGGCGCTGGACATTGAACTGGGGACGCAACCCGCCGTCCGGACCAGCCGGGGGGTGGTGACCTGTGACCATCTGATCGTGGCGGCGGGCGCGTGGCTGCCACGTCTGGTGCCGCAGTTGCAGGCCTCGCTGAGCGTGACGCTGGCGGCCTCCAGCTTCTACCGCCCGGAGGATATATCGGCCTTTGGGCCGGAGCGCTTTCCAGTGTTCATCACCCACGATGAGTTCCAGGCCTACGGCTTTCCCGTCTTCGGCGTGCCCGGCGTGAAGCTGGGCGTGGACGTGGCACGCCCCGTCACCAGCGGCGATGACCGTACGTTCGAGGTTCCGCCACAGGTCAGCGGGGCATCCGACGCCTTTATGCGGCGCTTTCTGCCGGGGGCCAGCGCCGTCATGGAGCGCCATACCTGCCTGATCACCCGTGCGCCGGGGGGCGATTTCGTGCTGGCGCCGCACCCGGCCTGCCTACACATCACGCTGGCCTCGCCGTGTTCGGGGCACGGTTTCAAGTTCACGCCGCTGCTGGGCGAGTTGCTGGCCGCGCGGGCGCTGGGGGAAACGCATCCCTGGCATCTGCCGCGCTTTGCCTTCCCCACCCCGATTGGGCAGACAACGGAGGCCCAGCCGCTGCCCGGAGGCTTATAG
- a CDS encoding transporter substrate-binding domain-containing protein — translation MRAFRPTLVLGTALLLGTAAFSLAQTATPPPTLSKGVLKIAVEGTYAPFTFKDDKGMLTGFDVDVARALAAKLGLKPEFVLTEWSGILAGLQANKYDVIINQVGITAERQKSIAFSDPYVFSRPQIAVHSTRGQTYKTLADLKGKRVGVGLGTVFEKDLREAGGITVVTYPGTPEYLADLSSGRLDAIYNDRLLIGYLAKSQGLPIKGVGDAGSVDSMGIAMKKTNTGLKAAVDAALKGMKADGTLAKIGQQWFGQDVSKP, via the coding sequence ATGCGCGCATTCCGTCCCACGCTGGTATTAGGCACTGCACTGCTGCTCGGCACCGCCGCGTTCTCGCTGGCCCAGACCGCCACGCCCCCGCCCACCCTGAGCAAGGGCGTGCTGAAGATTGCCGTGGAAGGCACCTACGCGCCGTTTACCTTCAAGGACGACAAGGGCATGCTGACCGGCTTCGATGTGGACGTGGCGCGGGCGCTGGCCGCGAAACTGGGCCTCAAGCCCGAATTCGTGTTGACCGAGTGGAGCGGCATTCTGGCCGGGTTGCAGGCGAACAAGTACGACGTGATCATCAACCAGGTGGGCATCACCGCTGAGCGGCAGAAAAGCATCGCCTTCAGCGACCCCTACGTCTTCAGCCGCCCGCAGATTGCTGTGCACAGCACCAGGGGTCAAACCTACAAGACGCTGGCAGACCTGAAGGGCAAGCGGGTGGGTGTCGGGCTGGGCACGGTGTTCGAGAAAGACCTGCGCGAGGCGGGCGGCATCACCGTGGTGACGTATCCCGGCACGCCGGAGTACCTGGCGGACCTGTCCAGTGGCCGACTAGACGCCATCTACAACGACCGCCTGCTGATCGGCTACCTGGCCAAGTCCCAGGGCCTGCCGATCAAGGGCGTGGGCGACGCCGGGTCGGTGGACAGCATGGGCATCGCGATGAAAAAGACCAACACCGGCCTCAAGGCCGCCGTGGACGCTGCCCTCAAGGGCATGAAGGCCGACGGCACCCTGGCGAAGATCGGGCAGCAGTGGTTCGGACAGGACGTCAGCAAGCCCTGA
- a CDS encoding amino acid ABC transporter permease produces the protein MDTEQLQLILQSAWAAVPALLVGARLTIGFALAAMVLGLPLGLIVTLLRLYAPAPVRGLATLYVSFIRGTPLLVQIFVIYYGLPSFGIILSPVVGGVLALTLNAAAYLSETIRAAILSIPKGQHEAAYSLGLSRAETMRLVILPQAARVALPSLGNSLIGLVKDTSLVSVITVVELLRSAQLVIARTFEPFGPYLAAALIYWALSSALEVVQRRLERRFSRGS, from the coding sequence TTGGACACCGAACAACTTCAACTGATTCTCCAGAGTGCCTGGGCCGCCGTCCCCGCGCTGCTCGTAGGGGCGCGGCTGACCATCGGCTTTGCACTCGCGGCGATGGTGCTGGGCCTGCCGCTGGGGTTGATCGTGACCCTGCTGCGGCTGTACGCGCCGGCGCCGGTGCGCGGGCTGGCCACGCTGTACGTGTCGTTTATCCGGGGTACCCCGCTGCTGGTGCAGATCTTCGTAATCTATTACGGCCTGCCCAGTTTCGGCATCATTCTGAGCCCGGTGGTGGGCGGCGTGCTGGCCCTGACCCTGAACGCCGCCGCCTACCTGTCTGAGACCATCCGCGCCGCCATTCTGAGCATCCCGAAAGGCCAGCATGAGGCGGCCTACAGCCTGGGCCTGAGTCGCGCCGAGACCATGCGGCTGGTCATCTTGCCACAGGCTGCGCGGGTGGCGCTGCCCAGCCTGGGCAACAGCCTGATCGGGCTGGTCAAGGACACCTCGCTGGTCTCGGTGATCACGGTCGTGGAACTGCTGCGCAGCGCCCAGCTGGTGATCGCGCGCACCTTCGAGCCGTTCGGCCCGTATCTGGCCGCCGCGCTGATCTACTGGGCGCTGAGCAGCGCGCTGGAAGTGGTGCAGCGCCGGCTGGAGCGCCGGTTCTCACGCGGCAGC